GATTTGCCCCtgcgtttggttttggattCGGCAGAGTGCTAGAGATGGTCACCATCGCCAGGAGACCGAGGAGGACGAGAGCGTTGTAGAACTTCATGTTGGCTTCACACTTTGATCCTATCTTGATACAACTTGAGTTTGAATCGGGATCGAGCTGGGATTTTATAGTGGAAACAGCTCGGTTTTTCTGCAGCTGGGAAAACAACAAGTTGTACTCGTAAATCCTTCACATATGAGCGTGATCGAAATAGATAGAATTGAGTGAAAAAGTACGCCACAACATTGATAAATCAGGTCATCTACCTGCTGTCGGTCGGTAAACACAGGTCGCAGATACGATACAATTCATacatttgtttttgaaatgtGGGTCAACGTCTCTCTCGAAGGAAGCATATGAAATTCGCTTTTGGTACGGTACAATCCCAACCCGTTCTCTAGTAGCATTCTgttaaaatataaataaaaaaaaaattcttacGGTATATATATGTTTGCGCATCTATCAAATTCTACCAGGCCGATCATCAGCACACTTGGCACATACGTACGTTATAATCGTCTATAGTTTTTTATAAACTGATTTGACATAATTTTAGAAATCAATTGTTTTAGCTATCCGGAAGGAGCAGGGGttggttgggggggggggggggtagaaaATATGTATAAGGTATGCAATAACATCCTTGGCTTCCCTCTATCCTCCTTTAGGCtgatttaatgtttcataTTGGATCGATTATATGTAACCACTTAAATTTCAATAATAAATCTCTCAAATTATGCTATATGGTAGAGATGTAAGTATTGGTTTTTAGTACCGTGCTAGAAAACTGACGAGAAAGGCGAATTAATGAAAGTAAATCAATGAAGGTTAATATGAAACCGCATACCCGTATGAATTCGGGTAAATCAGCtggtaaagaaaaaaaaataatctaTTCGAGAGTTTGTATACCAGGCAATAATTATTTATATGGTCAAACTTATCCTTTACTTTTCATCTAATTGGGAACTACATCTTTTCATGCAGTCCAGTTCATCCAGAGAGTCCCGTAAAAGTTTCCTACAGTGACTGACTATCGATTATTCGAGTTTTATTTCTTCCAACgagttttatttcttttcgcaATGTTTCTTCTAACTCAGCTGGGCTCACGTCACTGTATGGCTGGCGGAGCTGCAACCTGCCTCGCCACATGGGCCTGGGTTTGGCCCAGGATTTGCCCGTGCGTTTGGGTTTGGATTCGGTAGAGCGCTGGAGATGACCAGCATCGCcaggaggaagacgaggacgagagcGTTGTAGAACTTCATGTTGGCTTCACACTTTGATCATATCTGGGAACAACTTGAATCGGGATCAAGCTGCGGTTTTATATTGGATTGCTCGGATGCTCGATTTTTCTGCAGCTGCCCGTCGccagaacaatttcgggtctattaaacaataatagaactagttgcatacattttgacAATGTATGTcaggaagaaaaacaacaagttGTGCTGGTATATGCTTCACATATGAGCGTGATCAAAACAGATAGAAGTGAGTGAAAAGGTACGCCATATCGTTGATAAATCAGGCCATTTACCAGCTGTCGGCAGGAGGCAAATATGACACAATTCatacttttgttgttgaaatttGGGTCAATGCCTTGTCTTGACGAAGCGTAGCACCGTAAAATTCGTCTTTGGTACGATACAACCACAACACGCACTCATGTTTAAGGGGTACAATGCATTTTGTCAATAGGGTTGTTTGGCGCAGCAGGCGtgtgaaaatttaaaaaaaattgaatctTGGGCCATAAAAAAGAACTAAAATTTGTTCGCATCACTATCCAACAACAGGTCGCTGAATTATTTGGAATTGCGACAGAATGTAGGACGAGTTAAGGACCACTCCTCGGTTGCAGCGTCGCCTATGTAAGTATTTAAATCTGTCTTTTGTCTTTGAATATTTAACTTTCCTAACGCCTTTATCTTTATCGTCCTCGAGCGCATTCACCAGTAACTAAAGTTTTCAATAAAGACAAAACATTGAACCATAAACCAATAAAAATAGTGATTGCAATCAATCTTCCTCTCTTAACGAGCACCATAAAAGAATATTCTTTCGCGTTACGAACCGCTGGTATGACTCCAGAAGTGCATTCCTGAAGGGTTGGTTCTCCTCAGGATCAATTAACAGGATCCCATCATCTAATTGCTCAATCCGCGCGTCAACAGGGACGGAGTGACCCCCCCAACTGGGTGGCTATAAAAAAACCCACCCACCATCCTACGAACCATCTTAAAATGCAGCGTCTCATTCGCCATCTAGCCCAAGAGTGGGATGGCGCTCGCCTAGCAAGCACGCTTCATGCCAGGGTAACTCCTTGTCAGCATGCAGTGCATGGAACTTCACGCAACATAAAAGCGCCCGCCCACCCTCGACACGTACCACTAACACTCACAAAAGTCTTGCAGCGAGTGCAGTTGCGGTTTATGATTCggaaccacaccaccatcccttcccTTTAGGCCACTTTTATGAAGGTATAAACCTGTAGGTGccgcatcatcgccatcgtcgccatttttttgcgttttgtttgtgcCGCATACTTGTTTACGGTTCCCGTTGTACCGGATCGGACCAGAAGAGGAGAGAAGTGGACAGGAGACTCTGGCACAGCTGATGGCTAGGAACGGGTGTGGCCTTAAGACGGGGCTCGGCATTCGGGGACAGTAACCTTGACGGTGTACTCGGACTCGGACGGTACGACTATTGACCATTTTATGAGCCGTCGATGCCGTCGTCATCCCTTGGACGTGAACTGTTGCAGTTGCACCTGgtttgcactgcactgcactgcactgctggtgatggtcttGTTGCGTTCGGTTTTGAAATAgtatgcaaatgaagcaaatcAAAGGATGGGTGATCGGTGATGGCTTTGCTATGCCGTGGCGTGCCGTGtggattggattgtttttcattATCAAGCCCCGAGTCCGAGTAAACTCGTTTTTTCGCTGTCGCATGTCAAACGCACTTAATGTGCATTCTTATGGGCCAAAGCTGATTGCTGACGTCTTCTCTCGGGTCTGGTTTGTGTCTTGAGTGGTTCGGAGTGGTCGCCACCCCTGTTCCTGCTAATCAGGATTCTTACAGAGACACCTTAATTATGGACATCGTAAAATCTAGCATAAGGGATGATGAGGATTGTATGAAAAATTAAACTATCGATACCAATCAAGGAAGATGCACTCTTTAGCACAATGTAATGGTTGTGCAGCATTACACAATATCAATTGATATTATCAAATAGAAACGGTTAAAGTATCAGGTGTTCAATGATTAagttaaagtttttttttcatacagGTTCACAACGCAAATTTCTTAGATATTGAagcaaatggaatgaaaagtgAATTTATGTATATTAAATGAAGTATCTCctgtgatgaaatgaaatgaaaatttaatcagACTGTCCAATATGCAAGCTTTCCTTGTAATTCAAAAATGCGTactcatcaacagcaaaaagaaaaaatcctaagaaattaataaaaaaaaatatttctttgCTCCAAGTTTGACCATAGTTTAATAAATCCTAttcgaattaaaaaaaaacatattaacGCGCCTCCAAAGTATACAACGTATTTAATGAAGTTCCTGATTGTTACATCTTAATCTTTTactcaaataaataaattgtgtAGCAATGAGTTAACTCTATTCCACAACCAATCATATTGTAAGTAACAATTTAACAGACCTCATCCCAACCATTATTGATTCCGTTCAGTAGTGAAGTATTATTGGTTTTCCTTGTTTGCCAACCAGACCAATTCTGGGCACTGCCAAGGCCAGCATCGCATTGAATCGTGCGGTGTGAAAACATTATTTCCAGCAACAAGAATGGCTTTTTTGTTGGCTAGCCTTTTCTTGTGGTTGTTCCTGTTCCGTGACTATAAAACGGCTGGAACGTGTTTACGTCCACCagctcgtccgtccgtccgtccgagagagagagagagcagctcTATCCAGCGCCATCAACACATCCTAGAGTCCCGATGGAGGGGCTCGCACCAAAGAACGAAACTAGTTCCATGAAAAGAACATCCCTTCCTGCCGCCTGTTCATCGTCTCACTGCATCCCGTCTATGCAAGCAGTCACGAGGGGAGACGGGGAGAGCATCGGTGGAAGAAAATGATAACAACACGCCCCTCCGCGTGGCCGCAAAAGGATCAATCAGGAATGGCAAActtggtgctgcagcagccccGTTCCAAAACCGGTCCAGATGGAAatcgccaatcgatcgaatcgataaGCATAAACAGGGACGTTACCACTCTCTGGTCTCAACCGTTGACCTAGGCTATTCCCCTGGACTTACCCTGAAcaatttcgttcgcttttcactgctcgaactcgaacaaTCCAATTCCTACCGTTACCGCagatttcccgtttttttcgcCGTGCATAAATTTGATCATAAAAGATGCAACATAAAAACCGAACAGCCAGCGGACCACAAATCGCAATCGGGAATTCGATAACCGGCGGACCGGCTGATCGAGCACCACGTCTAATGAGATGCAGCAGCGCGGAGCAGCGCCCGGATTTATGGCGTGTTTTAGCTGAAAAATATGCTACTATATCTGTGCAATGCTTTACGTAGCATTCGCGAATATGTATCCAAAGCATCTTGCTGGGAATGAAAAATTGTAACAATTGTGCGCCGCCAGCCACTCCAGCAGGCcgctcggttttgttttgttcgcgGTGCATCGTAGCGCATTTTCCTCCGGCCGCATGACGCCTCGCGGTCACTAGCTTGTTATGTGGCTTCTACTTATTgctttcgtttcccttttttttcttctgtgcaCTCTTGGATCCTCTCCGTCCTGTTCTTGCTGCAGAACTCGTCTCTAACTCGTTCTGCCACACCAGGAGGGGTCCGGGGTGGTGAGTCCGGGGCGTAGGATGACCGGGAACCAGCATCCATTCCATTGGTTCTAGATTGTTGGTCGCAGCAACCCATGCCCAAGCACCCAGTACCATCGTcgcgtaaacacacacacagagacacatacacaggcgCACGCTCGCGCCTAGCGAAAGATCTAGTTGGCACCGGGGAGTGTTGCTATAATGCACCGCTGTCGCTGCACTGTGTGCAGCAGAAAGAATATGAAAGAGGGAGCCGGGACGGGCCCCTGACCATGACAAAAAGCCCATCCCCCCCGCGccagggtggggggaggggcgggaaGTTGGCTAGGCCGGCAGctggggggtgggagggaggcaAGCTTATAAAGGGCGTTCTCGGCCGGTCAGCCAGTGCAGTCAGTGTCAGCTAGGCTCCGGTGTCTAGTCGATCCCTCGCcgttccgcagcagcagcagcaacagcagaatcAGTGGAAGAAGTGTCCTCCCGTAgtgccacacatacacacacacacacacacacacacgcacacacgtacacacatttCTTCTAGGATTCCAGCAAGTTTTGCCGAGTGCCAGAGAGACCACTTCAAGTTCAAGGTGAGTGTTGAaggcgttggtttttggtttttgtttgggtgaacggaatttaattaaaatcgaatCCATCGAATTGGCAATATCACCCCCCCGTAGGCGGTCTGTGGGTGGTTGACTTTTTTGCATCATTTCTAATTTCGTTTTTGGCCGATTGCCCGGTTGTTCCGGTGGACTGCCATTGCGTTTGACGGAAGAcgaaaaactaacaaaaaagaGAATTTGCGTGATTAGCGTGAGGTTTGGGGAATCGAATTTGGAACTGGAAAGCTGCTTGATGTTCCGATGGGGTCGGTATCTTGTGTCTTGTCTAGAGCAAAAGGCGGAAAAAGTTGAATTTAAATTAGTTCGCGAACCTCGAAAGCATCGTAGAAGAAAGAAGCACAAAACGCTTCTCGTTCTTGTATGCTGCTCTTCCCTACCCCCACTGGAAAGCATAATCACCCAAGGGAATCGAAGCGTTGCGATGCCTCGCACTCACCTGCCCTTCACCTCATCTCACCGTTGCCGCACCGTTCTTGACCTTACCCACGCGAACTGCAGCACTCTCCTCTGCGCTGCGCTCCCTTCTGCAGACCTCATTCCGGGCAGACCGGTTCTCAAGTTCAATAACATTCCATCCATGAACCAGTTGTGCATCATGATCGCGATCCCTTCCTTtgtcttctgtttcttcttttcgcttctttggttttttttgcaatggCTTACCCCATTTCCGTTCgtgtttcttcgcttttccttctccctggcacacacacacagagagagatgggCCATCTtagtaccgtcgtcgtcgtggcgctGTTGGTGGCGCTGAGCGTGAACTGCTGGGCGGCCCCGACGGCAACGATCATCCAGCCGGCGGCCCACCAGTACTACCTGATTCAACCGCAACCGGCCACGCTCAAGATTCAACCGAGCCTGATCCAACCGATCCAGCACCTAAAGCTGGAACCGAAACAGTACGTCTACTACTACCCATCGTTGCCGctcgcgacgaccacgaccacgacgcacCAGTACACGGAATCCGGCAAACCGGTCCGGTTGATCGCGCtgaagcaggaggagggcGGCAACGGGGGCAACTGGTGGTCGTCGGTCTTTGGTTTCTTCCAGCCTCCCCAAACCACCGAGATGCCGGCCGGTGAGAGCGAAACGACGgaagcaccagcggcagcggcagcccaGAGCGCACCGGAAAAGAAACTCATGTTTATGGCACCGGCCACGAGCGAAAAGGCAGAGACGCCGGCCTCGACCAGTGGACTCCCGCAGCGTTATTACATCCTGAGTGGCACGCCCCAGTTCTATGGTAACTTCGATGCGCTCCAGAACCCCCTCAGTCCGATCTTTAGTCTGCAGCCGCTGCAGGCCATCCACGCTCGTGGTGCCAATGGGGCCGACATTCAGGCGGAGGATGAGCAGTTGCCCCGTTTCCAGGCGCAGATCGTGTCGTCGCTTGCACCGATCGCCCCGGTACCGGCCGCCGTACCGGCTCAGCTGAAGAACGATCTGCTCGAGTCGCACCAGGACAAGGAGCAGACGATCGACCGGGCATGGGCTCGTTCGCTGGACGATGAGCAGCTGCCAGCaccggaacagcaacagcagcagcagcaagtggtgatgatgctcgaAGAGGAACCGGTGATCGTGCAGGGACGCtcgaaggaggtggtggtggaaccggaggaggagcagcagcagcagcagcagcagcagatcgtggCCGATGAGGAGGTGCCGGAATCGCagtcgcagccgcagcagcgcagcgtCAACGATCCGGCCATCGCCGCCGTCAAACCCTCCGGTATAGCACTGGCCGGGCGTGGCGGTGTGGCCGCCTCGGCACCCACCGGCACGGCCATCGTCGGTAAGAATGGTCTAGCGTTGGCTTCACCGTCGGCCACTTCCGTTGCAGGTAACTTCttcgaggaggacgaagacgaagagaagaagaagaacgggaCGATGTAAGCGGCGCACGGGGCCGGGACATCCGGATGACCGGATGGCGGATGACCTGACCACACCCCGCACCCCCACCACTCCCTCGTAGGTCAGCCCACAACGAATCAGGATATTTCTGGTATACGACAAATGCGGAGGATCGAAGGGATCGAGAGACAACGGGGATGCGAGTTGGAGAAGacgaggagaagagagagagagagagaaagagagagcgagagaggaggtCCCATAATGCACTGAGGACGgtccacgatccacgatcgaGTCGATTAGCGTAATCATCTCTTAGGTCTTAGGTCtatacacacactcatacacactcatacaagcgcgcgcacactttGCAAGTGTGTTGCGCATAAACGGACTGAAGCATAGCCCACCTTATCACCGCACGAGTGGACGCACGCGGGACTCGATTCTTCCGGATCCGAATATCTCACTTTCGACTCTCTACTCGACATCAACAATTCTcctttccaatccaatccaaaccATTCCCTTGACACTCGGCATTCTTTCATAAGCACATCTCcccttatcatcatcatcatcaacaccctcatcatcatcatcatcatcatgctcatcataAAACAAGACGCGTGAATAAAAGGCGCGAAATAAAGAAGAATGAATTCTCGTAAAACACCTCTCTGCGCACTCGGGATAGTCGATCATCGTTTCGCCTTTGTTTTATTCCAATTTATTATCTtccagcccacacacacacacacgcacgcacgcacacacattcacactcacacagaacGACCTAGATAGAATCCTCTAGACGCGCTTGACGAAGTTAAACTCAACCGGATGCGGTACGTAGCGGATGAAGACGAGCTTCAACTCAGCGGCATCGTAGACGAGGAAGTCGGGATAGTTGGTGACGATGCAGGTGTAGACGTAGGAGATACCGGTCAGCAGATCGGCGATGATGTACGGATCGATTTTGCGGTAACTCTGCAGACTCTTCGCTCCGCCCGAACCCTCCTGCAGCGTCTCGTTGGCGGTCGCAATCCGACGTAGCACGTTCTGACGTACATCCTCGACGGTTAGCGTTTCCGCGAGGACCGTGCTCGTCATCGTTACCATGACTAcagccagtagcagtagcagcggtacCGTGCGAGAGCTTAACTGCGCCATCGTTCGATTGCTCATTTCACTGAtaacggtttcggtttgtcCTTCGATTCTTCGAGGTTGCGCTTCCGGCAAATGCTGCGATCACACTGTCGCGAAGGATGCGACCAACGGGGACTTTTGGGCACGGCGATTACTTCCCCTCCCGCTAATCGGCAACACGGGAAATGATATCCCCACTCCTGGGCCGGAGCCGAAGCCTCGCGATCGTGGAGAAAGTCCGCGAAATCGGCTTTCACCCGTTGatcgggtttttgtttttggggggatcgTCCGAAAGCTCCGGTTCGGGTTCGTGCTATCCtttcgtgcgcgcgcgcgcgcgatcgccacGCCAAGGGAGGATATTAGAAGGGTTTTCGAGGAGGAATTCGCGATCAGAACAAAGTCTGCGATTGCATCGAACACATCGGCGACGGCGTGCATCATGAGGACGATCTTGGCCATTggaacggtggtgctggtgttggcgaTCGCTGCGGCCGCTGGTCCGACCACAAAGTCCTCCGGCAATCATGGAAACGGTGGCGCGAGATACGCTGGAGGCGgtaatggtaatggtggtagcggtggcaaCGGAGGTAGCGGTGGCAGCGGAGGAAACGGTGGCAGCGGAGgaaacggtggcagcggtggaaacggtggcagcggaggaaacggtggcagcggaggaaacggtggcaacggtggaaACGGTGGTAATGGCGATGACAATGGTCAAAGGCTAAACGATGTGGAGCTGTTCTTCAACATTCGCGACCGGCTGGTCGAGGTGGCCACCAATGCGATCGGTTTCAGTCAGCTGGCATCGCTCAATACGTTCAACAATGAGGCGTTCGACTTTGCGTTCACACCGCCGGGCAAGCTGAGCGTGTACGTCCGTGAGGTTGAGAAGGAACCGGCCCAATCACCGTTCAATCCGGCAGGCCCCAATCCCTATCCGGCGCCGACTTACGGAGGTGGATCGTACGGAGGATACCGTCCTACTGTTCACAACAAACCGTCCTACGGTGTCGTATCGACTGATGAATGAATATTGAATggaaataaagagaaaacTTTCGTGCACTGAGCTgaagcttgtttttttttttgtccagcACAATCGGGAATCA
This sequence is a window from Anopheles darlingi chromosome 3, idAnoDarlMG_H_01, whole genome shotgun sequence. Protein-coding genes within it:
- the LOC125954542 gene encoding uncharacterized protein LOC125954542 — protein: MGHLSTVVVVALLVALSVNCWAAPTATIIQPAAHQYYLIQPQPATLKIQPSLIQPIQHLKLEPKQYVYYYPSLPLATTTTTTHQYTESGKPVRLIALKQEEGGNGGNWWSSVFGFFQPPQTTEMPAGESETTEAPAAAAAQSAPEKKLMFMAPATSEKAETPASTSGLPQRYYILSGTPQFYGNFDALQNPLSPIFSLQPLQAIHARGANGADIQAEDEQLPRFQAQIVSSLAPIAPVPAAVPAQLKNDLLESHQDKEQTIDRAWARSLDDEQLPEPVIVQGRSKEVVVEPEEEQQQQQQQQIVADEEVPESQSQPQQRSVNDPAIAAVKPSGNFFEEDEDEEKKKNGTM